One region of Termitidicoccus mucosus genomic DNA includes:
- the ftsZ gene encoding cell division protein FtsZ, translating into MDELPLTTEILTDRDIAIKLVGIGGAGSNAVDRLKMENLDRLQMAVINTDYQALSSSPVQDKVLIGRGITRGLGAGGDPELGREAAEADREKIAAVVKDCDLVFLVAGMGGGTGSGAAPIVAEVATEAGAIVIAFVTMPFSFEGGRRGKQAEEGLIALRKVCDAVIPLPNDMLLQEAGDGEGVLDSLANADQWIGRGVRAIWAMMNRTGLINLDYATLQRAFIRPCGKTLFGLGSGAGENAAQDAIDSLNACPLLHAPEFSRKADRLLVNIIGGTDLTLPKVNEIMTAVSEKFVSRESHIIWGAVIDEAMQSRIEVCVIGTTDVGTRMVRPPSRRTGIERPELMQPSVSKKTAAPGGVLPGLDDLLGQSLAGPGKRKVSAPSVPPAEQNEFGFTEEANRGAFEKTDRNLFEGQDLDVPTYFRKGIKIML; encoded by the coding sequence ATGGACGAACTTCCCCTCACCACCGAAATCCTCACCGACCGCGACATCGCGATCAAACTCGTCGGCATCGGCGGGGCCGGCTCCAATGCCGTCGACCGCCTGAAAATGGAGAACCTCGACCGTCTCCAGATGGCCGTCATCAACACCGACTATCAGGCGCTCTCCTCCTCGCCCGTGCAGGACAAGGTACTCATCGGCCGCGGCATCACGCGCGGACTTGGCGCGGGCGGCGATCCCGAACTCGGGCGCGAGGCGGCGGAAGCCGACCGGGAAAAAATCGCCGCCGTGGTGAAGGACTGCGACCTCGTGTTTCTCGTCGCCGGCATGGGCGGCGGCACCGGCAGCGGCGCGGCCCCCATCGTGGCCGAGGTGGCGACCGAGGCCGGCGCCATCGTCATCGCTTTTGTCACCATGCCCTTCAGTTTCGAGGGCGGCCGCCGCGGCAAGCAGGCCGAGGAAGGGCTCATCGCCTTGCGGAAAGTCTGCGACGCCGTGATTCCGCTGCCCAACGACATGCTGCTCCAGGAGGCCGGCGATGGCGAAGGCGTGCTCGACTCGCTCGCCAACGCCGACCAGTGGATCGGACGCGGTGTGCGCGCCATCTGGGCGATGATGAACCGCACCGGGCTCATCAATCTCGATTACGCGACCCTCCAGCGCGCCTTCATCCGGCCCTGCGGGAAAACCCTCTTTGGCCTCGGCAGCGGCGCGGGCGAAAACGCCGCGCAGGACGCGATTGACAGCCTGAATGCCTGCCCGCTGCTGCATGCGCCGGAATTTTCTAGGAAAGCCGACCGCCTGCTCGTCAACATCATCGGCGGCACCGACCTTACGCTGCCCAAGGTGAACGAGATCATGACCGCCGTCAGCGAGAAGTTCGTCAGCCGCGAGTCGCACATCATCTGGGGCGCGGTGATCGACGAGGCCATGCAAAGCCGCATCGAAGTCTGCGTCATCGGCACGACCGATGTCGGCACGCGCATGGTGCGTCCTCCTTCCCGCAGGACTGGCATTGAGCGCCCCGAACTCATGCAGCCGTCGGTCTCCAAAAAAACGGCCGCCCCGGGCGGCGTGCTTCCGGGGCTCGACGATCTCCTCGGTCAATCCTTGGCGGGGCCGGGAAAAAGGAAGGTTTCGGCACCCTCGGTACCGCCCGCCGAGCAGAATGAATTTGGATTCACCGAGGAGGCGAATCGGGGTGCCTTCGAAAAGACCGATCGTAACCTTTTCGAAGGTCAGGATCTCGACGTGCCCACCTACTTCCGCAAAGGCATAAAGATTATGCTGTAG
- a CDS encoding BlaI/MecI/CopY family transcriptional regulator yields the protein MKSKLPSISGAEWEVMKVIWKSGPCTAQVVIDALSGPNEWTVSTIKTLLGRLLAKGALSHEKNGKAFVYAAVHGEADYRAAEADSFLDRFFDGALSPLFAHFASTRKLRKRDIDEIEQILRASKRKP from the coding sequence ATGAAATCAAAATTACCCAGCATCTCCGGGGCGGAATGGGAAGTCATGAAAGTGATCTGGAAGTCCGGCCCCTGCACGGCCCAAGTCGTGATTGACGCGCTCTCCGGCCCCAATGAATGGACGGTCTCGACCATCAAGACATTGCTCGGCCGTCTTCTCGCCAAAGGCGCGCTCAGCCACGAAAAAAACGGCAAGGCCTTTGTTTACGCCGCCGTCCACGGAGAAGCGGACTATCGGGCGGCCGAAGCCGACTCGTTTCTCGACCGCTTTTTCGACGGCGCCCTTTCGCCCTTGTTCGCGCACTTCGCCAGCACGCGCAAGCTGCGCAAGCGGGACATCGACGAGATCGAGCAGATCTTGCGCGCCAGCAAACGAAAACCATGA
- the ftsA gene encoding cell division protein FtsA: protein MSSKIQTIGAIEIGSSKISVLIGELSRGRSLSIIGKGECQSHGVVKGDVVDLRAASDATHAAILDAESSAGGLRIDSVFLAQTGGHLEGFYNEASVNVQRADNMVTQMDIDNVCESATGRDLPAGRMLVHNIQRPFLLDGCIVPDAENLKGRVLKVGYWTVHGNQERLANNINVIRGFNLQVSELILSSLASGTMVTSPEERQTGVIAIDIGAGTTDYVFYRAGRACMTGVIPVGGLHITNDLCIGLRLTEGQAEKMKTRFGRGVIATRDKNEKVWLNGDFAIGDRPLPKNSIELITSLRVAEIFEVVKKALGPAFSADQAVSGVVITGGTSQLPGIADAAAAVFGLPARIGEFPGYINEQLRDPGYATVLGLLYFGLNSTTAAAAAPGRRRKTGWWQKLFAGA from the coding sequence GTGAGTTCCAAGATCCAGACCATCGGAGCCATCGAAATCGGTTCATCCAAAATCAGCGTCCTCATCGGCGAGCTTTCCCGCGGGCGCTCGCTCAGCATCATCGGCAAGGGCGAGTGCCAGTCGCACGGCGTCGTGAAAGGCGACGTGGTCGATTTGCGCGCGGCGAGCGATGCCACGCACGCGGCCATCCTCGACGCCGAGTCGAGCGCGGGCGGCCTGCGCATCGACAGCGTTTTCCTCGCGCAAACCGGCGGGCATCTGGAGGGCTTTTACAACGAGGCGTCCGTCAACGTGCAGCGCGCCGACAACATGGTCACGCAGATGGACATCGACAACGTCTGCGAATCCGCCACCGGGCGCGATCTGCCCGCCGGGCGCATGCTCGTGCACAACATCCAGCGCCCGTTTCTCCTCGACGGCTGCATCGTGCCCGATGCGGAAAACCTCAAGGGCCGCGTGCTCAAGGTCGGTTACTGGACGGTGCACGGCAACCAGGAGCGCCTCGCCAACAACATCAACGTCATCCGCGGCTTCAACCTTCAGGTCAGCGAACTCATCCTCTCCAGCCTCGCCTCCGGCACCATGGTGACCTCGCCCGAGGAGCGCCAGACCGGCGTTATCGCCATCGACATCGGGGCGGGCACGACCGACTATGTTTTCTATCGCGCCGGGCGCGCCTGCATGACCGGCGTCATTCCCGTCGGCGGGCTGCACATCACCAACGACCTTTGCATCGGCCTGCGCCTGACCGAGGGGCAGGCCGAGAAAATGAAGACACGCTTCGGGCGCGGCGTCATCGCCACGCGCGACAAAAACGAAAAAGTCTGGCTCAACGGCGATTTCGCCATCGGCGACCGCCCGCTCCCGAAAAATTCCATCGAGCTCATCACCTCGCTGCGCGTCGCCGAGATCTTCGAGGTGGTGAAAAAGGCGCTCGGCCCGGCGTTTTCGGCCGACCAGGCCGTGTCCGGTGTCGTGATCACCGGCGGCACCTCGCAGCTTCCCGGCATCGCTGATGCCGCCGCGGCGGTCTTCGGCCTGCCGGCGCGCATCGGCGAGTTCCCCGGTTACATCAACGAGCAGCTCCGCGATCCCGGTTACGCGACGGTGCTCGGATTGCTTTATTTTGGATTGAATTCCACCACCGCGGCCGCCGCCGCGCCCGGTCGCCGCAGGAAGACCGGCTGGTGGCAGAAGCTTTTTGCCGGAGCCTGA
- the feoB gene encoding ferrous iron transport protein B, with protein MSRQPVFALVGNPNCGKSTLFNALTGLKQKIGNYPGVTVEKKTGTAYTQHGHPLTLIDLPGTYSLAARSPDEAVTRDVLLGRRADTPLPDRVLCIVDATNLERNLYLVHQVLDLGRPVVLVLNMMDLAAQAGIDVRAARLEKELGVPVIPCEAVNGKGLVELKLAMSRPEPALSRHAWDVPAAIAPAVAELQSSLTDADAKPPLIARAEALLLLTDPNAVRVAGSTPLSDRTASILATWKQRWEMEGTDWSGILVNSRYDAIARLTEGVIVQHKQRPSAASIQQRSDRIDAVLTHPVLGWLALGAIMTALFLSIFLFAGYPMGLIESLQDAATQAVQSRMAEGDLRDLITDGVIAGVGSVIVFLPQILILFFFIGLLESTGYMARVAFIMDRLMAKVGLNGKAFIPLLSSYACAIPGIMATRTMENSKDRLVTILIAPFMSCSARLPVYLLMIAMLVPGSTFSDALLKVGIMVGLYALGTTGAFGFAWLFKRTLIKGEPSLMIMELPPYRLPRLGEVVRQMAERGWMFLRRAGTTILGISIVLWFLAAYPKINDSGAAGGEVTSGKYQVASEAGAASQGAKPKEIPNAQNANGAASSPATSAERQLEQSFAGMAGRAIEPIIEPLGFDWRIGIGIIGSLAAREVFISTMGTVFSIENADEEPETLRDAFARAAWPDGRPLFTPLVCVTLLVFYVFAMQCLATLAVVRRETNSLRWPAFQLAYMTGTAWVVCLVIHQGGRLLGF; from the coding sequence ATGTCCCGCCAACCCGTCTTCGCCCTCGTCGGCAATCCCAACTGTGGCAAAAGCACGCTCTTCAACGCCCTCACCGGCCTGAAACAAAAAATCGGCAACTACCCGGGCGTCACCGTTGAGAAAAAAACCGGCACCGCCTACACGCAGCACGGGCATCCGCTCACCCTCATCGACCTCCCCGGCACCTATTCGCTCGCCGCCCGTTCCCCCGACGAGGCCGTCACCCGCGACGTGCTCCTCGGCCGCCGCGCCGACACTCCCCTGCCCGACCGCGTGCTCTGCATCGTCGATGCCACCAACCTCGAGCGAAACCTCTACCTCGTCCACCAAGTCCTCGACCTCGGCCGCCCGGTCGTCCTTGTCCTCAACATGATGGACCTCGCCGCGCAAGCCGGCATCGATGTCCGCGCCGCCCGCCTCGAAAAAGAACTCGGCGTCCCCGTCATCCCCTGCGAGGCCGTCAACGGCAAGGGCCTCGTCGAGCTCAAGCTCGCCATGAGCCGCCCGGAACCCGCGCTTTCCCGTCACGCCTGGGACGTGCCCGCCGCCATCGCCCCCGCCGTCGCCGAGCTTCAGTCCTCGCTCACCGACGCCGATGCCAAGCCCCCGCTCATCGCGCGCGCCGAGGCGCTCCTGCTGCTCACCGATCCCAACGCCGTCCGCGTCGCCGGCTCCACTCCGCTCAGCGACCGCACCGCCTCCATCCTCGCCACCTGGAAACAACGCTGGGAAATGGAAGGCACCGACTGGTCCGGCATCCTTGTCAACAGCCGCTACGACGCCATCGCCCGCCTCACCGAAGGCGTCATCGTCCAGCACAAACAACGCCCCAGCGCCGCCTCCATCCAGCAGCGCAGCGACCGCATCGACGCCGTGCTCACCCATCCCGTCCTCGGCTGGCTCGCCCTCGGCGCGATCATGACCGCGCTTTTCCTCTCCATCTTTCTCTTCGCCGGTTATCCCATGGGCCTCATCGAAAGCCTTCAGGATGCCGCCACGCAGGCCGTCCAGTCGCGCATGGCCGAAGGCGACCTGCGCGACCTCATCACCGACGGCGTCATCGCCGGCGTCGGCAGCGTGATCGTCTTTCTCCCCCAGATCCTGATCCTGTTTTTTTTCATCGGCCTCCTCGAAAGCACCGGCTACATGGCCCGCGTCGCCTTCATCATGGACCGGCTCATGGCCAAGGTCGGACTCAACGGCAAAGCCTTCATCCCGCTCCTCAGTTCCTACGCGTGCGCGATTCCCGGCATCATGGCCACGCGCACCATGGAAAACTCGAAGGACCGCCTCGTCACCATTCTCATCGCGCCCTTCATGAGCTGCTCCGCGCGCCTTCCCGTTTACCTGCTCATGATCGCCATGCTCGTGCCCGGCTCGACCTTCAGCGACGCGCTCCTGAAAGTCGGCATCATGGTCGGCCTCTACGCACTCGGCACCACCGGCGCGTTCGGCTTCGCCTGGCTCTTCAAGCGCACCCTCATCAAGGGCGAGCCCTCGCTCATGATCATGGAACTGCCGCCCTACCGCCTGCCGCGCCTCGGCGAGGTCGTCCGCCAGATGGCCGAGCGCGGCTGGATGTTCCTGCGCCGGGCCGGCACCACCATCCTGGGCATCTCGATCGTCCTCTGGTTCCTCGCCGCGTATCCAAAAATCAATGACAGCGGCGCCGCCGGCGGCGAAGTGACAAGTGGCAAGTATCAAGTGGCAAGTGAAGCGGGGGCCGCATCCCAAGGGGCAAAGCCCAAGGAAATACCAAACGCCCAAAACGCAAACGGAGCCGCCTCGTCCCCCGCCACCTCCGCCGAGCGGCAGCTCGAGCAAAGTTTCGCCGGCATGGCGGGCCGCGCCATCGAGCCCATTATTGAGCCGCTCGGCTTCGACTGGCGCATCGGCATCGGCATCATCGGCTCGCTCGCCGCGCGCGAGGTTTTCATCAGCACGATGGGCACGGTCTTCAGCATCGAAAACGCCGACGAGGAGCCCGAAACCCTGCGCGACGCCTTTGCCAGGGCCGCCTGGCCCGACGGACGTCCGCTTTTCACCCCGCTCGTTTGCGTGACGCTGCTTGTCTTCTATGTTTTCGCGATGCAATGCCTCGCCACGCTCGCGGTCGTGCGCCGCGAAACCAACTCCCTCCGCTGGCCCGCCTTCCAGCTCGCCTACATGACCGGCACCGCCTGGGTCGTCTGCCTCGTCATCCATCAAGGCGGCCGCCTGCTGGGATTCTGA
- the elbB gene encoding isoprenoid biosynthesis glyoxalase ElbB, giving the protein MKKVAVILSGCGVFDGAEIQESVITLLAIDRAGAEARCFAPDVAQMHVVNHADGKVAEGARRNVLEESARIARGDIAELAALRVDEVDAIVLPGGFGAAKNLCDFATAGAEMTVNPVLARLLTEAHDAGKPIGFACIAPVIAAKVFGAHGVQVTIGNDRDTAAAIEAMGARHVECPVEAVVADRSRKIFSTPAYMLGPTIRHVAAGIEKLVADVLAAA; this is encoded by the coding sequence ATGAAAAAAGTGGCTGTTATTCTTTCCGGATGCGGCGTTTTTGATGGTGCCGAAATCCAAGAGTCCGTGATCACCTTGCTGGCCATTGACCGGGCCGGGGCGGAGGCAAGGTGCTTTGCGCCCGATGTCGCGCAGATGCACGTGGTCAATCATGCCGACGGCAAGGTCGCCGAGGGCGCCCGGCGCAATGTGCTGGAAGAGTCGGCCCGCATCGCGCGCGGGGACATCGCGGAACTGGCGGCGTTGCGGGTGGACGAAGTGGACGCGATCGTCCTGCCGGGCGGTTTCGGCGCGGCGAAAAACCTGTGCGATTTTGCGACGGCGGGCGCCGAAATGACCGTGAATCCCGTGCTGGCCCGCCTGCTCACGGAGGCGCATGATGCGGGCAAGCCGATCGGCTTTGCGTGCATCGCGCCGGTGATCGCGGCGAAGGTGTTCGGCGCGCACGGCGTGCAGGTGACCATCGGCAACGATCGCGACACCGCGGCCGCCATCGAGGCGATGGGGGCGAGGCACGTGGAGTGTCCCGTCGAGGCGGTGGTGGCCGACAGGTCGCGCAAAATCTTTTCCACCCCCGCCTACATGCTCGGGCCGACCATCAGACACGTCGCCGCCGGCATCGAGAAACTCGTCGCGGACGTGCTTGCGGCGGCATGA
- the upp gene encoding uracil phosphoribosyltransferase — translation MLKTLDHPLALHVLTHLRDKTTKPATFRRLCHHVSVMLALEATRDLATREVSIETPLETCKGRVLDRPLVLVPILRAGLGMVEIIVDLFPDVSIGYIGLERDHATARARSYYCKLPPLEGTRVLLVDPMLATGGSAVQAIDVIKQRGGSEIRMLNVVAAPEGVRAVEEKHPDVPIIAGALDRALNDRKYILPGLGDFGDRLYGT, via the coding sequence ATGTTGAAAACCCTCGATCATCCGCTCGCGTTGCACGTGCTCACGCATCTGCGCGACAAGACCACCAAGCCCGCCACTTTTCGCCGTCTGTGCCATCACGTTTCCGTGATGCTTGCGCTGGAGGCCACGCGCGATCTGGCCACGCGAGAGGTCTCGATCGAAACGCCGCTCGAAACCTGCAAGGGGCGCGTGCTCGACCGTCCGCTCGTGCTGGTGCCGATTCTCCGCGCGGGGCTCGGCATGGTGGAGATCATCGTGGATTTGTTCCCCGACGTGAGCATTGGCTACATCGGGCTGGAGCGCGACCATGCGACGGCGCGTGCGCGCAGCTATTATTGCAAGCTGCCTCCGCTGGAGGGGACGCGGGTGCTGCTGGTCGATCCGATGCTGGCCACGGGCGGCTCGGCGGTGCAGGCCATCGACGTGATCAAGCAGCGCGGCGGCAGTGAAATCCGCATGCTCAACGTCGTCGCCGCGCCCGAGGGCGTGCGCGCGGTCGAGGAGAAACACCCCGATGTGCCGATCATCGCCGGCGCGCTTGACCGGGCGTTGAACGACCGGAAATACATCCTGCCCGGCCTGGGCGATTTCGGCGACCGGCTTTACGGGACCTGA
- a CDS encoding FeoA family protein: MMQNLTELAFGASAIVRDLPKQGTAFLRLREMGLLPGTKITFLRAAPLGDPLEIKVRGYNLTLRKSEAEHVMVESAVQPPAV, translated from the coding sequence ATGATGCAAAACCTCACCGAACTCGCCTTTGGCGCCAGCGCGATTGTGCGCGATCTCCCGAAGCAGGGCACCGCGTTCCTCCGCCTCCGCGAAATGGGCCTGCTGCCCGGCACAAAAATCACCTTCCTGCGCGCCGCGCCCCTCGGCGATCCCCTCGAAATCAAAGTCCGCGGTTACAACCTCACCCTCCGCAAAAGCGAAGCCGAGCATGTGATGGTGGAGTCGGCGGTTCAGCCGCCGGCAGTTTAA
- a CDS encoding M56 family metallopeptidase, translating into MSLLFTLTLRGTLLFAVVWLLEITLRPKMRAAGRRLWWMLVPVGFLLPVGFTVSDPVARPLIAAAGRAVEFLQNPGAFLMTNPAASHHFALAGVFSRPEVLVTVIWLLGVVLYLGIAVVRTLIASRCWAHLRLCTDPALLDLLEDCKACAGVTAPIGVVVSERIPAPALLGWLRPRILLPASLASALSPENLRVLFLHELAHFRAFDIPLHWLHTLARAVHWFNPFVHLSARRWLRFREEAADERAIGWLQEPGRADAYSATLLRVLKLGHPFPVSLGALALGESIKNLKQRMIMITNYTKRTPHSVLAVLAALVLATGASFLPARAQPAAEPASPAIPAMKAWLAGIDAGKYAQSWDDAATFFKKTLPRETWEAALKNNRAPLGALKSRQAFMAQELTEIPAPDGSRMKGEYAVVIFNASFANAPSIIETVTFEKESDGAWRAVGYFIRPRP; encoded by the coding sequence ATGAGTCTTCTGTTCACCCTCACCCTGCGTGGCACACTCCTGTTCGCCGTTGTGTGGCTGCTGGAAATCACGCTTCGCCCAAAAATGCGTGCCGCAGGCCGCCGCTTGTGGTGGATGCTTGTGCCGGTGGGTTTTCTTTTGCCAGTGGGTTTCACCGTGTCGGATCCCGTTGCCCGCCCATTGATTGCCGCCGCGGGGCGCGCCGTCGAATTTCTGCAAAATCCCGGGGCCTTTTTGATGACAAATCCCGCAGCCTCGCACCACTTCGCGCTGGCGGGCGTCTTCAGCCGTCCGGAGGTTCTCGTGACAGTCATTTGGCTGCTTGGCGTCGTTCTGTATCTCGGGATTGCCGTCGTTCGCACACTCATTGCCAGCCGGTGCTGGGCGCATTTGCGTTTGTGCACCGATCCCGCGCTGCTCGACTTGCTGGAAGACTGCAAAGCATGCGCGGGCGTGACCGCGCCGATCGGCGTGGTCGTGTCCGAACGCATCCCCGCTCCGGCGCTTCTCGGCTGGCTGCGTCCAAGAATATTGCTGCCGGCTTCGCTCGCGTCCGCCTTGTCGCCTGAAAACCTCCGCGTCCTGTTCCTGCACGAGCTCGCCCATTTTCGCGCCTTTGATATTCCCCTGCATTGGCTGCATACGCTCGCGCGCGCCGTGCACTGGTTCAACCCGTTTGTCCATCTTTCCGCGCGCAGGTGGCTGCGCTTTCGCGAGGAGGCCGCCGATGAGCGCGCCATCGGATGGCTGCAAGAGCCCGGCCGCGCCGACGCCTACAGCGCGACGCTTCTGCGCGTGCTGAAGCTCGGCCATCCCTTTCCCGTCTCCCTCGGCGCCCTCGCACTTGGGGAATCCATCAAAAACCTGAAACAACGCATGATTATGATTACGAATTATACCAAACGCACTCCGCATTCCGTGCTCGCCGTGCTGGCGGCGCTCGTCCTTGCAACTGGCGCCAGTTTCCTGCCTGCGCGCGCGCAGCCGGCCGCGGAACCGGCATCGCCCGCCATCCCGGCCATGAAAGCCTGGCTCGCCGGCATCGACGCCGGCAAATACGCGCAATCATGGGACGATGCCGCGACTTTTTTCAAAAAAACGCTCCCTCGCGAAACATGGGAAGCCGCGTTAAAAAACAACCGCGCGCCCCTCGGTGCCTTGAAATCGCGGCAAGCGTTCATGGCACAGGAATTGACCGAAATCCCGGCTCCGGATGGCTCAAGGATGAAAGGCGAATACGCCGTTGTTATATTCAACGCTTCCTTTGCAAATGCGCCCTCGATTATTGAAACCGTGACTTTTGAAAAGGAATCCGACGGTGCATGGCGCGCCGTGGGTTATTTTATCAGGCCAAGGCCGTGA
- a CDS encoding FeoB-associated Cys-rich membrane protein, translating into MPPEIQTIAALVIVAVAATWLIVRFFRKDKSACGHDCGCPSVSIKAKLKR; encoded by the coding sequence ATGCCGCCCGAAATCCAAACCATCGCCGCCCTCGTCATCGTGGCCGTCGCTGCGACCTGGCTGATTGTCCGTTTTTTCAGAAAAGACAAATCCGCCTGCGGCCACGACTGCGGCTGTCCCTCCGTCAGCATCAAGGCGAAGCTGAAGCGCTGA
- a CDS encoding acyltransferase family protein, translating to MDKNYSVLIAKGIAIIGVVAHHIANRRFPEPERGEIAMLGLILGQPITMFFCASGYLHALSRARKPDASFWPFITARARRLLIPFVIIALVYSVVYTQLVGTGLLSDALGTSQPWWKKWFATLTCSPGGVGEQLYFLPLLFLVTVSAAGFLAVSRNRVEWVFPLACVLIATAFLTPGFYELLPGRPILPWHRLAECVGIYLLGYTMAARPGWVAWLGGTAAALAAGAWAAGRMDAFHCVFWIVLFSAALISKVRFRPLEIIGQASGTIYIYHTPFILQPLLVIVATQAPRAWQVPLAFLSMAGVIVFLTAAHIFLLKGRLKWAAF from the coding sequence ATGGACAAAAATTACTCGGTTCTGATTGCCAAGGGCATCGCAATCATCGGGGTGGTCGCGCACCACATCGCAAACCGGCGTTTTCCCGAACCGGAGCGCGGCGAAATCGCCATGCTCGGGCTCATCCTCGGCCAGCCGATCACGATGTTCTTTTGCGCGTCGGGCTACCTGCACGCGCTTTCCCGCGCGCGAAAACCGGATGCGTCGTTCTGGCCGTTCATCACCGCACGGGCGCGGCGGCTGCTCATTCCGTTTGTCATCATCGCACTGGTCTACTCGGTGGTTTACACCCAGCTCGTGGGCACCGGATTGCTGTCCGACGCGCTGGGCACGTCGCAGCCGTGGTGGAAAAAATGGTTTGCCACGCTCACATGCTCGCCGGGCGGGGTGGGAGAGCAGTTGTATTTTCTGCCGCTGCTGTTTCTGGTGACGGTGTCGGCGGCAGGATTCCTGGCGGTGTCGCGGAATCGCGTGGAGTGGGTTTTCCCGCTGGCTTGCGTGTTGATTGCCACGGCCTTCCTGACTCCGGGTTTTTATGAGTTGCTGCCGGGGCGGCCGATCTTGCCGTGGCACCGCCTGGCGGAGTGCGTGGGGATTTATCTGCTCGGATACACGATGGCGGCGCGCCCGGGCTGGGTGGCTTGGCTGGGCGGGACGGCGGCGGCGCTGGCCGCGGGGGCTTGGGCGGCGGGCCGCATGGATGCGTTTCATTGCGTGTTCTGGATCGTGTTGTTCAGCGCGGCGTTGATCTCGAAGGTGAGATTCCGTCCGCTGGAGATAATCGGACAGGCGTCGGGGACGATTTATATCTACCACACGCCGTTCATCCTCCAGCCGCTGCTGGTTATCGTGGCGACGCAGGCACCGCGCGCCTGGCAGGTGCCGCTGGCGTTTCTGTCGATGGCCGGCGTCATCGTGTTTTTGACGGCGGCGCATATTTTCCTGTTGAAAGGGCGGCTCAAATGGGCCGCTTTTTGA
- a CDS encoding cupin domain-containing protein, whose translation MTRTAKDWIEALGLLPHPEGGYYREMLRSRDRINLPDGRERVCYTSIYFLLTNENPSRFHRLKSDEVWYFHAGAALTVHCLTPGGYDHIRLGPEPEHGEVLQACVPKGAVFGATVDAVGAFALVSCMVSPGFEFEDFELADQAELLAAHPRHHAIIRRLARRGSDAPGK comes from the coding sequence ATGACCCGGACGGCGAAGGACTGGATCGAGGCGCTGGGGCTCCTTCCTCATCCCGAGGGCGGTTATTACCGCGAAATGTTGCGCTCCCGGGACCGGATCAACCTTCCCGATGGACGTGAACGGGTGTGCTATACCAGCATCTATTTTCTGCTCACCAACGAAAACCCATCGCGTTTTCACCGGCTCAAGTCCGACGAAGTCTGGTATTTCCACGCGGGGGCCGCGCTGACGGTGCATTGCCTGACGCCCGGCGGCTACGATCACATTCGCCTTGGCCCGGAGCCGGAGCACGGCGAGGTCTTGCAGGCGTGCGTGCCGAAAGGCGCGGTGTTTGGCGCGACCGTTGACGCCGTCGGGGCGTTCGCGCTGGTGAGTTGCATGGTCTCGCCCGGATTTGAGTTTGAGGATTTCGAGCTTGCGGACCAAGCGGAGTTGCTGGCGGCGCATCCGCGGCATCACGCGATCATCCGGCGGCTGGCGCGCAGGGGTTCGGATGCGCCGGGCAAGTGA
- a CDS encoding FeoA family protein, with translation MPANASSLVRRMPLTALPIGASGRVCELSGQAEFCQRLREMGVCESVVIEKISGRGTLLCQLCNTRIALSDRAAQHIVVEIM, from the coding sequence ATGCCCGCCAACGCCTCTTCTCTCGTCCGCCGCATGCCGCTCACCGCCTTGCCCATCGGGGCATCGGGACGAGTCTGCGAACTCTCCGGCCAAGCCGAATTTTGCCAGCGCCTGCGCGAAATGGGTGTTTGCGAATCCGTGGTCATCGAAAAGATCTCCGGCCGCGGCACCCTGCTCTGCCAGCTTTGCAACACCCGCATCGCGCTGAGCGACCGCGCCGCCCAACACATCGTCGTCGAGATCATGTAG